Proteins encoded within one genomic window of Variovorax sp. OAS795:
- a CDS encoding transglutaminase family protein — translation MQIRIGFDIELAVTAPTALIYMLQVHPSRAADLQDGEHITITPPLHTDYYMDSFDNHCARVRIPAGVASVRLRNHAVVFDPGWTDPVDYGAVEHAAADLPVSTLPFLLPSRYCEVDSELLQFAWDTFGRVAPGWNRVQAICDYVHGHLRFDYQTARPTRTALEGHREGTGVCRDFAHLAITLCRCMNIPARYATGYLGDIGIPPVPYPMDFSAWFEVYLGDRWHTFDARHNVPRIGRIVIARGRDAADVPITMVFGANSLLRFEVTTDEVL, via the coding sequence ATGCAGATCAGGATCGGTTTCGACATCGAGCTCGCCGTCACGGCCCCCACGGCCTTGATCTACATGCTGCAGGTCCATCCGTCGCGCGCGGCGGATCTCCAGGACGGGGAGCACATCACCATCACGCCGCCGCTGCACACCGACTACTACATGGACAGCTTCGACAACCATTGCGCGCGGGTGCGCATTCCCGCGGGTGTGGCCAGCGTGCGGCTGCGCAACCATGCGGTGGTGTTCGACCCCGGCTGGACCGACCCGGTGGACTACGGCGCCGTGGAGCACGCGGCCGCCGACCTGCCGGTGTCCACGCTGCCCTTCCTGCTGCCGAGCCGCTATTGCGAGGTCGACAGCGAACTGCTGCAGTTCGCCTGGGACACCTTCGGCCGCGTGGCGCCGGGCTGGAACCGCGTGCAGGCGATCTGCGACTACGTGCACGGCCACCTGCGCTTCGACTACCAGACCGCACGCCCGACGCGCACCGCGCTCGAGGGCCATCGCGAGGGCACGGGCGTGTGCCGTGACTTCGCCCACCTGGCCATCACGCTGTGCCGCTGCATGAACATTCCGGCGCGCTATGCCACGGGCTATCTCGGCGACATCGGCATCCCGCCGGTGCCGTACCCGATGGACTTCAGCGCCTGGTTCGAGGTCTACCTGGGCGACCGCTGGCACACCTTCGATGCGCGCCACAACGTGCCGCGCATCGGCCGCATCGTGATCGCGCGCGGCCGCGACGCGGCCGACGTGCCGATCACCATGGTGTTCGGCGCCAACTCGCTGCTTCGCTTCGAGGTGACGACCGACGAGGTCCTGTAG
- the apaG gene encoding Co2+/Mg2+ efflux protein ApaG, with protein sequence MPQSPISVQVEPRYLAEQSSPADKVYTFAYTVTLTNVGEIGAQLIARHWLINDASGHAQEVKGLGVIGQQPLLAPGESFRYTSGCRLQAPSGTMHGSYFVVTEDGERFDVPIPMFVLEADIGGAPVSRVLH encoded by the coding sequence ATGCCGCAAAGCCCCATCAGTGTCCAAGTAGAGCCGCGCTATCTCGCGGAGCAGTCCTCGCCGGCAGACAAGGTCTACACCTTCGCCTACACGGTCACGCTGACCAACGTGGGTGAAATCGGCGCCCAGCTCATCGCCCGCCACTGGCTGATCAACGACGCTTCCGGCCATGCCCAGGAGGTGAAGGGGCTGGGCGTGATCGGCCAGCAGCCGCTGCTGGCGCCGGGAGAATCGTTCCGCTACACCAGCGGCTGCCGCCTGCAGGCGCCCAGCGGCACCATGCACGGCAGCTATTTCGTGGTGACCGAGGACGGCGAACGCTTCGACGTGCCGATCCCGATGTTCGTGCTGGAGGCCGACATCGGCGGCGCACCGGTTTCGCGCGTGCTGCACTAG
- a CDS encoding succinylglutamate desuccinylase/aspartoacylase family protein, translating into MSSDPFAGAATDSLRIHTVASLNPGPRLLVMGGVHGDETCGTVGIERVRAEIDGGALQLLRGQLTLVPVANPLARRRLQREGERNLNRLFKPVAEPTDYEGKVTNVLCPLIERHDVLLDLHSFQSEGEAFAMIGPRDNRGALEPFARATEEGLLALHLGTPVVVEGWLDIYAAGLAQRAAGAAVGDDALDFGRGTNEYIRNCGGYGVTLECGQHRDPQAPEVAWRAIRRALALLGMAALPEGLPGVPPTPPRLLRLASVTDRLHEEDSFVRDWATFDPVQRGEPIGMRHDGTLVSAPDDGFIVFPNALALPGAEWFYFARPSERVLGAAAGAQSA; encoded by the coding sequence ATGTCCTCCGATCCTTTTGCCGGCGCCGCCACCGACAGCCTGCGCATCCACACCGTGGCCTCGCTGAATCCCGGTCCCCGGCTGCTCGTGATGGGCGGCGTCCATGGCGACGAAACCTGCGGCACCGTCGGCATCGAGCGCGTGCGGGCCGAGATCGACGGCGGCGCGCTCCAGCTGCTGCGCGGCCAGCTGACCCTGGTGCCCGTGGCCAACCCGCTGGCCCGGCGGCGGCTGCAGCGCGAGGGCGAGCGCAACCTCAACCGCCTGTTCAAGCCCGTGGCCGAGCCCACCGACTACGAGGGCAAGGTCACGAACGTGCTGTGCCCCCTGATCGAGCGGCACGACGTGCTGCTCGACCTGCATTCGTTCCAGAGCGAGGGCGAGGCCTTCGCGATGATCGGCCCGCGTGACAACCGCGGCGCCCTCGAACCCTTCGCGCGCGCCACCGAGGAAGGGCTGCTTGCGCTGCACCTGGGCACGCCCGTCGTGGTGGAGGGCTGGCTCGACATCTATGCCGCTGGCCTGGCGCAGCGCGCGGCCGGCGCGGCGGTCGGCGACGACGCGCTCGACTTCGGCCGCGGCACCAACGAATACATCCGCAACTGCGGCGGCTACGGCGTCACGCTCGAATGCGGCCAGCACCGCGACCCGCAAGCGCCCGAGGTCGCGTGGCGCGCCATTCGCCGCGCGCTGGCGCTGCTCGGCATGGCGGCGCTGCCCGAGGGCCTGCCGGGCGTGCCGCCCACGCCGCCCCGGCTCCTGCGCCTGGCCAGCGTCACGGACCGGCTCCACGAGGAAGACAGCTTCGTGCGCGACTGGGCCACCTTCGATCCGGTGCAGCGCGGCGAGCCCATCGGCATGCGCCACGACGGCACGTTGGTGAGCGCACCGGACGACGGGTTCATCGTCTTTCCCAATGCGCTGGCGTTGCCCGGCGCCGAGTGGTTCTACTTCGCGCGGCCGAGCGAGCGCGTGCTCGGGGCCGCGGCCGGCGCGCAGTCGGCCTGA
- the katE gene encoding catalase HPII, with product MTPQNKAAAGRRSKATDGSNAKQQQLDGFATDHAPNLTTNQGLQIPDNHNSLKAGLRGPTLLEDFILREKITHFDHERIPERAVHARGSAAHGFFQVYKSMSQFTSADFLQDPDAKTPVFVRFSTVAGSRGSADTVRDVRGFAVKFYTREGNYDLVGNNIPVFFIQDAMKFPDLIHAVKPEPHHEMPQAASAHDTFWDFASLMPESTHMLMWAMSDRAIPRSLRMMEGFGVHTFRFVNNRGESHFVKFHWKPKLGIHGLAWDEAQKIAGKDPDFHRRDLWESIEQGDFPEWELGVQLIAPDKAQSLGFDLLDPTKLIPEEMVPVQRIGRLVLNRNPDNFFAETEQVAFHPGHVVPGIDFSNDPLLQGRLFSYTDTQISRLGGANFHELPINKSVCPFHNFQRDGMHRQTIARGQVAYEPNSLGDGKEFRVDGGSVGFQTYPEDIEGTKVRRRSPTFDDHFTQARLFFNSQSAAEKEHIVAGFRFELSKVDVPAIRQRMVDNLAHVDEKLARRVAEPLGIGAPDAKAAAGRAGFREHRMTLPIEESRALSMADTGDGSIRTRKIAILVADGIDSASLKPIRDALEQAGGRCKVVGPRLGTVASASKRQIDIDMTFANAPSVMFDAVLVPGGSLGAATLAGMGDAVHFVLEAYKHCKAICTVGEGVQLLSRLGIGADAQQADLPPGVVVAATPVTNLGDATAAMQIAQDFIAAIARHRHWERTDIDSVPA from the coding sequence ATGACGCCTCAGAACAAGGCCGCCGCCGGTCGCCGGTCGAAGGCCACGGATGGCAGCAATGCCAAGCAGCAGCAGCTCGATGGCTTCGCGACCGATCATGCGCCCAATCTGACGACCAACCAGGGTCTTCAGATTCCCGACAACCACAACTCGCTCAAGGCCGGGTTGCGCGGGCCCACGCTGCTCGAAGATTTCATCCTGCGCGAGAAGATCACGCACTTCGACCACGAGCGCATTCCGGAGCGCGCGGTGCATGCGCGCGGCTCGGCGGCGCACGGGTTCTTCCAGGTCTACAAGTCGATGTCGCAGTTCACCTCGGCCGACTTCCTGCAGGACCCCGATGCGAAGACGCCCGTTTTCGTGCGCTTCTCGACCGTGGCGGGCTCGCGCGGCTCGGCCGACACGGTGCGCGACGTGCGCGGCTTTGCCGTCAAGTTCTACACCCGCGAAGGCAACTACGACCTCGTGGGCAACAACATCCCGGTGTTCTTCATCCAGGACGCGATGAAGTTCCCCGACCTCATCCACGCCGTGAAGCCCGAGCCGCACCACGAGATGCCGCAGGCCGCGAGCGCGCACGACACCTTCTGGGACTTCGCATCGCTGATGCCCGAGAGCACGCACATGCTGATGTGGGCGATGTCGGACCGTGCCATTCCGCGCAGCCTTCGCATGATGGAAGGCTTCGGCGTGCACACCTTCCGCTTCGTCAACAACCGCGGCGAGAGCCACTTCGTGAAGTTCCACTGGAAGCCCAAGCTCGGCATCCATGGCCTCGCCTGGGACGAAGCGCAGAAGATCGCGGGCAAGGACCCCGACTTCCATCGCCGCGACCTGTGGGAATCCATCGAGCAGGGCGACTTTCCCGAATGGGAGCTCGGCGTGCAGCTCATCGCGCCCGACAAGGCGCAGTCGCTCGGCTTCGACCTGCTGGACCCGACCAAGCTCATTCCCGAGGAGATGGTGCCGGTGCAGCGCATCGGCCGGCTGGTGCTCAACCGCAACCCCGACAACTTCTTTGCCGAGACCGAGCAGGTCGCGTTCCATCCCGGGCACGTGGTGCCGGGCATCGACTTCAGCAACGATCCGCTGTTGCAGGGCCGGCTCTTCTCGTACACCGACACGCAGATCTCGCGGCTGGGCGGCGCCAACTTCCATGAGCTGCCCATCAACAAGAGCGTGTGCCCCTTCCACAACTTCCAGCGCGACGGCATGCACCGCCAGACGATCGCGCGCGGCCAGGTGGCCTACGAGCCCAATTCGCTCGGCGACGGCAAGGAGTTCCGCGTCGATGGCGGCAGCGTCGGCTTCCAGACCTACCCCGAGGACATCGAGGGCACCAAGGTGCGGCGGCGCAGCCCCACCTTCGACGACCACTTCACGCAGGCGCGCCTGTTCTTCAACAGCCAGAGCGCGGCCGAGAAGGAACATATCGTCGCGGGCTTCCGCTTCGAGCTCTCGAAGGTCGATGTGCCGGCGATCCGCCAGCGCATGGTCGACAACCTCGCGCACGTCGACGAGAAGCTCGCGCGCCGCGTGGCCGAGCCCCTGGGCATCGGTGCGCCCGACGCCAAGGCGGCCGCCGGCCGCGCGGGCTTTCGCGAGCACCGCATGACCCTGCCGATCGAGGAATCACGCGCGCTCAGCATGGCCGATACCGGCGACGGTTCCATCCGCACACGCAAGATCGCGATCCTGGTGGCCGACGGCATCGACTCCGCCTCGCTCAAGCCGATCCGCGATGCGCTCGAGCAGGCCGGCGGGCGCTGCAAGGTGGTCGGGCCGCGCCTGGGCACCGTCGCCAGCGCATCGAAGCGGCAGATCGACATCGACATGACCTTTGCCAACGCGCCGTCCGTGATGTTCGATGCCGTGCTGGTGCCCGGTGGCAGCCTCGGCGCCGCGACGCTCGCGGGCATGGGCGATGCGGTGCACTTCGTGCTGGAGGCCTACAAGCATTGCAAGGCGATCTGCACCGTGGGCGAGGGCGTGCAGCTGCTCTCCAGGCTGGGCATCGGCGCGGACGCACAACAGGCCGACCTGCCGCCCGGCGTGGTGGTGGCCGCCACACCCGTGACCAACCTCGGCGACGCGACCGCGGCCATGCAGATCGCGCAGGATTTCATCGCCGCCATTGCCAGGCATCGGCACTGGGAGCGGACCGACATCGATTCGGTCCCCGCCTGA
- the rpe gene encoding ribulose-phosphate 3-epimerase, with the protein MSTPFRIAPSILSADFAYLGDELAKVIAAGADWIHFDVMDNHYVPNLTFGPMICKALKPHAKTASGEPVPIDVHLMIQPVDALAASFAEAGADYISFHPDASPHVNRSIQAIKGAGCKAGLVFNPGLGLEALDWAIDDIDLILIMSVNPGFGGQSFIDSALRKIELARKRIEQSGRDIRLEVDGGIKADNIARVASAGADTFVAGSAIFNAKDYGAVISSMREQLAGVGK; encoded by the coding sequence ATGAGCACGCCGTTCCGCATCGCCCCCTCCATTCTTTCCGCCGATTTCGCCTACCTTGGCGACGAGCTGGCCAAGGTCATCGCCGCCGGCGCCGACTGGATCCATTTCGACGTGATGGACAACCATTACGTGCCCAACCTCACTTTCGGCCCGATGATCTGCAAGGCCCTGAAGCCCCATGCCAAGACGGCCAGCGGCGAGCCGGTGCCGATCGACGTGCACCTGATGATCCAGCCGGTCGACGCGCTGGCGGCGTCTTTCGCCGAAGCGGGCGCCGACTACATCAGCTTCCACCCCGACGCCTCGCCGCACGTGAACCGCAGCATCCAGGCCATCAAGGGCGCGGGCTGCAAGGCGGGCCTGGTATTCAATCCCGGGCTCGGCCTGGAGGCGCTCGACTGGGCCATCGACGACATCGACCTGATCCTGATCATGTCCGTGAACCCGGGTTTCGGCGGGCAGAGCTTCATCGACTCGGCGCTGCGCAAGATCGAACTCGCACGCAAGCGCATCGAACAGAGCGGCCGCGACATCCGCCTGGAGGTGGACGGCGGCATCAAGGCCGACAACATCGCGCGCGTGGCGTCCGCCGGCGCCGACACCTTCGTGGCCGGCAGCGCGATCTTCAACGCCAAGGACTACGGCGCAGTGATCTCGTCGATGCGCGAGCAGCTCGCGGGCGTGGGCAAGTAA